The genomic region TTCCGAGAGCCGGCGCCAGGCGTCGTGCACCATCCATTCGGGCGAGCCGAGCAGTGTCGAATAGGCCTGGGCCGAGAACTGGGCGAGCCGATCGATCACGGTGCCGACGGTCTCGGTGTGCATGCGGGCGCCTCCGTGCGCCGTGGGTAACTCCCGGGCCACCCACCGATCGATGGCGTGCACCAGCCGGGCGCGGTCGTGGTCGATCTCGGTCACGGTGCCCGGCGCGGCGGCCATGCGC from Nocardia sp. BMG111209 harbors:
- a CDS encoding DUF4254 domain-containing protein, which translates into the protein MEPLPPKHRLLDACRGLPVEQGPDAHFVLRCACRLAELHEQRMAAAPGTVTEIDHDRARLVHAIDRWVARELPTAHGGARMHTETVGTVIDRLAQFSAQAYSTLLGSPEWMVHDAWRRLSELAVAYEDLATEVSTGVCRLPDFSGHHEYDRGPHEYEH